The genomic window CTATCAGGACAGTAAACATTCTATAACAGAAATTAGGCCATGTCGAAGTTAATGGGCACGTCGGTACTTAAGTAGCTTAATTAGTCCCTATTTGACACCAATAGGGTAATGGACTACGTTAATGCACAAGTGTGACCTATAGTGGTCACGCATCCAAACCACATTAATGTGTAAATACCTCTGAGACCTAGGGTTGAGTATTTGAATGTATTCTGTTATAAATCCTCATTACAATGTCAACATCACAAGGCTTTAAGTTGTTTTGGACATCAAATTCAAACTGGGCGTTTCCAGATATAGCCAGAGTTCATGCCATTTTTCCATTTGGACATTCTTCAGGTAATTCATATATACTTCAATAAAGTTTCGcaatttgatttataaatattttaatatgagcgtcattgatgtccattggtgagtcttatgtagacgaaacgcgcgtctgacgtactaaattataatcctggtacctttgataactatttgaacaAATTGGAAGGTTGTTCAGAGTAAGTCTGCCTTGATCACCTATAAACACTGATATTTTTAATTGCTGGTAATTTCGGAATCGGTCATCCTGATTATATGCCTACAAAGTGGCGGTCAAAAACATATCGCCTTGTAGTAGATTTGTGGGTCTCATTGGattctaagcgtgacgcgggattacCGATTTTTAGTAGATTCTTAGTAAGCGTGACTCGTgatgtgccgtgaaaacgggaaatgaagtctttTGAGACAcgggaaataacaaaaaaatgagaattgtttacgtacatagtgtaagcgggatacgggaatctgacaaaacagtaagcgtgCTCCGGGATCAGAatcccccaatgagaccccctactATGTTCCAGGGCCAATCGATAGAACCAATCAGGTTTTATGACGATAGCGATACTTCTATTTAATTGGTGATTGCATGTAAGTTACTGGTACCAATGGCaactaaaaataaaagtttataacATAGTATAtagaaaaaagtcaaatcacaaaaatactgagctcgtggaaaattcaaaaaggaaagtccctaaaatcaaaagctcagacacatcaaattcaaaaaggaaagtcccaaaaatcaaaagctcagacaTATCCAACGaatggtcatattcctgacttggtacaggtattttcttttGTAGATAATGTTGGATTAAATCTGTAGAGATAAAACAACCAACGTGCCCTTCTAATTAAACATCCTCAAATAAGAATCTTGCAATGAACTTAGTCCCTATGTGTCACAAACACGTTAACAGACATATGGGACGGTTGACCTATGACAGAGTAGCCACGCCGCTAACCAACAGTAACCCCCGCATTCTgaatgtgcctgtctcaagtctgTAATTCAGACGTTGTCGTTTACATAGCTCTCTATATCATGTATGTTTTGTGCgaaaatatattataatcatGAAATTGTCTTTCCTGGTCAGGTCATGAAAAACAATTGCCCTTTTGTATACAATAAGAATTATacaacataaatttaaaatgttgaatcAATACcataaaagttattaataaaatttataaaatgctcACAATATTTATTACTTTTATCAGGGACTTTCTGGTATAAAAAGTCTCTGCTTTTATATACGGCTCCTTAAGTCAACAATAATAGTTTCTAATATATCGATTTCGATCTTTGAAGTTATATATCATTTGGTAACCGTGTACTTTTTTCCTGTCggcaaatttgattttttatctgGCATATGTATGTATAAAGACGGAATAAGACTAAGAAATGTTATTTTCTTgattcatagttttttttttaattttcgactTCAACAGGTTGGGATCAGTCAACCAAATTGGTTATAATAACacgtttttttaaaataatttcccaAATTGTTTATGAGATTCATCCATCGACAGATGGCAGTTTTCAGATGGCCCTATCAGCCAAATATATTCCTATCTGGAAATGTAGCGAACTAAATATTGTTTGTAATTTTCTAAATAAATGCAATCTTCTATCTTTTCATTTAAatcagaaatatttatttttgtgcaaTTACATTTTTATCATATTCTATAAATCATAACCATGATGAACGTTCCCAATCTGTTCAAGGGGCCAAAAACGTGACCTTAAATAGCGTATCCCTTATGATAgcacattcttgtttcaatgaTTCAATAATTCAATACGATGCCAATTCCAGTGCAAAGACATAAAACTTTGGAATAACATTCAAGTGGTACGTTTACACTCAAgataaatatttggtaaaaaaaacaaataaaagtatttaaggtggtacctaacactacagggagataactctgtaaaatcagctaaacgttttaattacgttgcgttgttaagggaataataagcttctcaatgatcaaaatacgtgtttgtgaaactgctatataaccagtgtaatttttctgataaaacggttggttcaaattttttgaaatttttatatttttgtaaaagggtcaaagtaaatacttcgtcaaaattttaagaaaattaaacgagccaaattatttttagttaaagtgttggatACCACCTTAACATCCATCATAAGTATATATCATtagttatttttcaaaattagaaaaccAATTATTAGTAAAAATCAGATGATGAGGAATGATTGCCAGTAAAACAGCCTTTTAAGATGCATAAATGCCAAATAACTGGATAACTTGcttgcctttaacaatgagcaaaaccaaagACCAATGAAAACAATGACAATTCTGATATGTACTACAATTAAAGAATTACAAATACCACAAAGTGCAGCATCAACAACAATCATTGAAATTTAGGTTTCTGTCATGCATATACCGATTGTGTCAGTGTTTAATATGTTTGCGAGCGATCAAAATCCAATTAGCCTTGCCCAGtggtataaataaaggcaacagtagtatatcgatgttcaaaactcataaatcgatagaaaaaaaccttatccgggtcataaaccaaaacctagggaaacgcattaaacatgttaaatataagaggagaatgacgacacagcattaaaatgtaacacacacagaaacgaaattagcattagacaaaatccgatgagaataacaaatataacatcaaaactaaatacatgaatttgggatagaaaagtaccgtgacacgtcttataataatgtgaactcacactcaaatataagaggaaacaaacgacacaaaagaaacacaacgttaaaatgtaacacacacataaacgaactataatataacaatgaccatattcctgactttgtacaagacattttttaaagaaaaaatggtcgGTTGAACCTGGTGTAACAATACCACAGATGGACAAACAAAAACATCATTTGGAAAGAGCTTGACGCATCAGATCTAAACTTAAAGCAcaataaagaatataaaaaaacacttttgaccTGAGAGTTCTCACCTTTCTTGTCAACTATTTCAAAGCCTAATATCATGTGGCAAATTGAGTATGTTATGTTACCATGTGCACAATTAGTcttaacataaaatataattcGAATGAAATTCACATATTTTCAGTCAAAGTGAATACTTGTCACAATGTTAGTGATTTGGATGTCCAGGTTTCATCATCATTTGTTAATTTCCAAATTATTTACATTGAATACAAATATGTTTATCCTATGTAATCACATCAATGTGTTCCTTTATAGTATAATTACTGCTCACCTATAACTGCTACAAAGTTAGATAACAGTGTAGATAATATTTGCAATTGATGAATAGAAACTAGAGAGggtttaataaaagaaaacaaatgaggATGcaaacagtaatgtgtatgttttGGAGTATATGCATCAATCTGTGTCAAAACCTTAAAAAATTGATCATTCCTGAGAATTGTCCAAATGTATGTCGATGCACATTGAGGTAAATACAAAGGTCTATATGTTGCATGTTATGACTTCTGTTTAATACCAGTATTTTCGAACAAGAGATTCCATCCTCTCTTTGTGAGATGTACAACTTACATGGAGGtaaatacaaatgtttatatattgCATGTTATGACTTCTGTTTAATACCAGTATTTTCAAACAAGAGATTCCATCCTCTCTTTGTGAGATGTACAACTTACATGGAGGtaaatacaaatgtttatatattgCATGTTATGACTTCTGTTTAATACCAGTATTTTCAAACAAGAGATTCCATCCTCTCTTTGTGAGATGTACAACTTACATGGAGGtaaatacaaatgtttatatattgCATGTTATGACTTCTGTTTAATACCAGTATTTTCAAACAAGAGATTCCATCCTCTCTTTGTTAGATACCTGTAACCAGCTCTCATCAGGTATTGTATTGTCTCAGCAGTGGTCTCAGCATATTTCTCATGTAAATCTTCTTAGATAATGTAACCTGGTTTGTACCCTAAATCTATAAACTGATGTAAtatctacagaaaacaaaagGCATACTTATTAGTTATATTTAACAGATTTccaaatgatgtaaaaaaaaaaaaaaaaaaagaagaagaaaaaagaccAATTGCACATTCAAAACTCATACATAGATAAGGTGATCTCAGGTGTGTGATTTTTATTCTACACTAGAAATGTAATGTGATAGCAACTGATAATTTATCATATGTTAGATGTCATTTTAAGTGATTTAGGATTTTTAGTAAAAGCATTAATTTCTAGTATATTGTAAAATTTAGATGTCAAGGATACATGTACCATGCATTGCTTACTTCTATGTCATTAGTTCTCTGGTGGATACattatatttgtctcattggtaatcatattaagataaaattgttttgttataaattatactGTTAGTTTTTCTTATTTCATATCAATCATGTGTTGTCTGGTCATATATAGATGACGGTTGTCtaaaattgcttacatccacttcatttgaactctggttttTATCTgtttcattggcagtcatacaaCACAACTTGAATGACAAAAAGAAATGGACAGTACATGTACAAAACTAAACCTACAAAATTCACTATACCCTCTCCccccaataaaaaataaataaatccagaCACACGAACTAAGACAAACAATTGTCAATAAATCTGCTCCGAGGCAATCTAGACCATATATAGGCCACCTACCAACAAAATGACCACTAATTTAAACAAGTAAATTAAGATGGAACATTATTTTGAAAGCAGGGGCAATGTTTGCTGTGGCTCAAGATCAGAGTTTGTTTCTCTCTGTCAACTTTAAATAGGTagagaaagataccaaaggggcacTTATATgtcgaaaaataaactgagaGGGCCATggcccaaaaaaaaaatagaaaaaccaAAAGACATAATTTACAACAGCtaacaatacacaacatagacaacAAAAGCCTGTATTTACAATTAGGGTTGTTTGGACAaagtttttcaaaagttttaatttCCACACAAAATGATTAACTCAGTATTGGCTTTCTGGGGCTGGAACCTtcaccccttttttttttaagattaatgcatttgaaaggggaaATATAGCTGGAACACCTCCCCCTTTTTATCCTGGTTTGGGAACCACCCTTTAAAAAATAGTTGGATCCGCCCCTATTAGTAGTGTttctaattaaaaacaaaatataccttGTTCCCTTGTTTATCAGCATCTATAGACAGAATACCAAAGTTTTTAGGAATGTCATATTTCTCAACAAATCTTCTAACAGATATCCCAGACACTGTTCTCACAACTTTCTTAGTTCCATCGTAATCATGTTCTCTAAGTACATGAGATTCCATTGAAACTAAATCAGGGGAGATAATTAGCTTGACTGTTCTATCTTTTGTTCCCAAGACAGCCTCTACATATTGAACATATTGCTTCTTTTCATTGTATTCATCTATATAtctgaaaaattattttatacaaaatataaaaagtacataATTTAAAGCTATTGCTTAAAAAGTATGatgaaatgtatattttaagTAAAGTTAATATTCAAaggatttgttttaataaaatactgttttaatgcaataaataatctcatttaattatacatgtagtaGCAATCAgtatattgaaaaagaaaatcattttgaAGCTATTGATTAAATTTTTCAGATCTTACTTAAAACTTATTGTCAACTTCAATATGAAGTTTTATTAGCTTATAAATAGAGACCTTTCAAAGAAGTGAAACAGTTGATatattttgagttatttccccttaataTCTAAAGAGTATTTATCTTGTTGATGTTGTCTAGCTCTCATGCCATtgatgtttgttttcttttgcatttaTGATTTTGCCAATTTGTTTGTATTCATTTTCAAATAGctttaaaattcttttaaaagCCACAGAtagaaatttgccaaaaaaatttGCTCTCCACTTTATATAGATTAATtacaaaaaactagaggctctaaagagcctgtgtcgctcaccttggtctatgtgactagtaaacaaaggaagcagatggattcatgacaaaattgtattttggtgatggtgatgtgtttgtacatcttacttatgaacttggcccagtagtttcagtggaaaatgttagtaaaaatttacaaattttataaaaattgttgaaaattgactataaaggacaataactccttaggggtcaattgaccatttcggtcatgttgatttatttgtaaatcttactttgctgaacattattgctgtttacagtttatctctatctataataatattcaagacaataaccaaaaacggcaaaatttccttaaaattaccaattcagggacagcaacccaacaacgggttgtctgattcatctgaaaatttcggggcagatagatcttcacctgataaacaattttatcccatgtcagatttgctctaaatgctttggtttttgagttataagccaaaaactgcattttacccctatgttctatttttagccatggtggccattttggttggttggccgggtcaccagacacattctaaactagataccccaatgatgattgtggccaagtttgttttaatttggcccagtagtttcagaggagaagatttttgtaaaaagttaaagcaggacgacgacggacgacgactaCGGACGCTGGACACTGGActccggacgccaagtgatgggaaaagcgcacttggcccttcgggcccggtgagctaaaaatcaactGGTTGATGATTATTTTCTGGCATAGCagtattgttaaaaattaaaaatatattcattatttcTATAGGAATTTACATGTACACGCGAGGCAATGAGTCTACACTGAAACCACCAAAACCATTTTGTTAAATCTATATTAATACCTTGATAAATGATGTCTTGCAAGATGAAGCTGTTCTGTCAGAGGTTCTACAAGGACAGCATTCCATCCATGTTGAATAAAGTTAAATGGGTTACTGGATAAGAAACCATCATTAGCACCAATATCAACTATCAATTCGGAATAAGGAAATCGACTTCTTGCAAGAATTTTTCGATAAAGATATAAAAACTCAAATGAATGTGATGTGTCCAGTTTAAAGGTGGCTATTGATTTATTGAGGTTTTCCTTTGGATATGTAATGTACACCCTTTCTACAGTGTCTTGTAAAATTGACGCCAATTAAACCACCATATTTGGCtgaaaaaaataacacttttagcAAATTTATTGCCTGCAATCTTTTC from Mytilus galloprovincialis chromosome 5, xbMytGall1.hap1.1, whole genome shotgun sequence includes these protein-coding regions:
- the LOC143074395 gene encoding uncharacterized protein LOC143074395 — its product is LQDTVERVYITYPKENLNKSIATFKLDTSHSFEFLYLYRKILARSRFPYSELIVDIGANDGFLSSNPFNFIQHGWNAVLVEPLTEQLHLARHHLSRYIDEYNEKKQYVQYVEAVLGTKDRTVKLIISPDLVSMESHVLREHDYDGTKKVVRTVSGISVRRFVEKYDIPKNFGILSIDADKQGNKILHQFIDLGYKPGYII